TCTGCGAAACTGAGTCGGAACAGGCCTGCTGGACGTAGCACACACCGACCGTGTGTCCAGTGGCTGTGAAGATCCTGCGGACAGGTGTTTCAACGCACGTTTCGGCGGGCGGCCGTGGGGGAGGTCACTGACACGATGATCGGGTTGCGCGGCGGGGGCCACGCGTCCTAGAAAAGCAGTCGGGTGGAGATATGCATCGCGGTGGCGGACTGGGCGAGGGGACTGACGACCTGGGTCCTCGACGTGCCCAACGGGGAAAGCACCGGCGCGACGCGGAGGAAGCGAACGAAGCACGTCAGACGCAGGCACAAGGTGTACCGAGTGAGCCCGACCGGATCGACCGCATCGATCAGATCGACCGACTCGACCGGATCGAGGGGTTCGACCGGATCGACCGGCGCGTCGACCAGCGGATCGACCCCCTTCGGGCGGGGAGCAGAAATGGTGGTCGGGTGGGGGTGACGTACAAGTACTTCGGCGCGCCCGACGGCGCTACCGCGGCCCGCGTCCCGATCTCGATGCGCCCCGAGGAGCTCGGCGGCGACGAGCTCGGCATGAACGGCATGTTCACCAAGATCAAGCCCGAGACCATGGCCGCGATGGTGCTGACCGGCATCGAAGGCGTCCCCCTCCACAAGGTGCCCCCGCTGGAACTGGTCGTCCTGCATCCCGACTACGCCGTGGTGAAGCTCCCCATGACGGTCGTGGACCCCCTGCGGGACATAGGCGAGGAAGCGGTGGGCGCGGCGGCGTTCATCTGGTCCACGGTGCCGGACCGGGGCGGCCCCCGGGACGCGTTCAACGTCTACCAGCTGCTCCACGAGTGGCAGGACTTCAGCCACCGCCTGCACGAGGCGGGGCACCAGCCGTACTGCCTGGTCTGGCCCTGACCTGGGGTTTCGCTGGTCTCGGGTGAGGTCTTCGGGCCTCGGCGGCGCGGTTGCCCGCCTCGGCCTTCGTGTGAAAGTTCTCCATTCGCCCGTGGCCGTCCAGGTCGGTCTCTGTGGGCTCAGGGTGAGACTCGCGCCGGCGAACACGCCCTCGGGCCGCATTGCGCGGTCGCTCGACGCCGCGCCCGCTCTCGCCGGGACGGAGGCGGAAGCCACGGCTCGGGCCGAAACCGAGAGCCGCAGGGCTTCCTGGTCGCATCACCCCGCGTCACCCCGCAGCCCCACGTCACACCGGAATGATGTCCGGCCACCACGGGGGGACGTTGCCCTCGCAGATCGGTGAGGGGTAGGAATCCAGGACGCCGATCCACGCGATCATTCCCCAGGCCATGCCCACGCTCGCGCAGATCGCGACGACGTATGCCCATTTCATTCCCCTGGGGCCGAGGAATTTGAGGACAAGGCCCCAGAGCGAGGAAATCAGGGCCCATATGAGAAGAAAGCAGAAAAGCAGGACCGCCCCGTTGGCCGAGCCGTTGCCGACGTCGCACGATCGCCACATGCCTGCGACCACCCAGACTGTCGCGCCTGCCACCGTCCCGCCGGCGCCCAAAGGCAGCAGGCACCCGACGCGGTGCGTGGCAGCCTCCATGATGTCTCCTCAATGCACGGTTCGAATAAAAAAAAGCCTGGGTGCCGCCAACGTTAGCGGCACCCAGGCTGGACGGTCTACGAGTGCCTCACCTGCGCAGCACCCTTGTCATACAGTTCCTTGACCGTGTCGACTATCGCCGAGTGGAACTGCTCTCGCGTCAGGTCGACTCCGTACTCCTCGTACAGTTCGACCCCCGCTCTCATCGTGATCTGGTCGCCGATGTCGTTCTCGCCGACCAGGAGCGGGTCCGCGACGGAGGCGCCGTCGATGAGGGTCTTCTCGTCGATCCCGGCCGCGGCTCCCACGTAGCCGTAGTGGACGTTCGACCAGATGTCGTAGTAGGCCTCCAGGTCGGTGCCGGGAACGCTGGTGTAGAAGTCCGACTTGGCCAGGTCGAATTTCGCGGCGAGCTTCGGCTTGTGGTCCCATTCGCAGATCTTCGGGCATACCTTGGCGGTCCACATGGCGAGTGCCGCCTGCGTATCCGCGCCCATGTTCCGGCCGAATGCGTCGTACCATTTCCAGGGCCGCAAAAGTCCCTTGATGCCCTTGACGTCGTCCGACACCACGTTCGTCTTGAGTTCCGAGAACATATAGCTCTCGATCTCGTTGTAGAGCTTCTCGTTGCCGGACTTCTTCTTGGGAAGCGGCTCGGGGCCCTTCTGGTATGTGATGGAGGCGACGGTCTTGCCCGTCTTGTTCACCGTCACCGTCATCGTTCCCACGATGGGGACGTAGACGGTGTAGGTCTTCGTGGAGTGGTAGACCCAGGTCCCGTTCGGGCCCATCGTCATGTAGTCCCGGTAGCTGCCGCCCTTGCCGTCGCTGCATCCGCGCTCGCAGTCCGTGATCGGCCGCAGGCCGGTCGGGTCGGACTTGGTGACGGGGGTGTTGTTGGCGTAGGCGTAGCCGTTGAGGGACTCGTGGTCGTCGGGGGCGAGAACGGGGTCGACGGAGAGGAAACGGCCGAGGGCCGGGTCGTACTCGCGGGCACCGACGTGGGTCAGGCCGGTGCCGGCGTCGGCGGGTTTGCCGAGGAAGCCCTTGTCGTCGGGCCAGGCCGAGGGTGTCGTGCCGCGGGCCTCGCCGAAGGGCTTGGTGTAGCGGCGGGTGACGGCCTGGGTGGTGGCGTCGATCGTCATCGAGGCGGTGCCGTGGTGGTCGTCTACCACCCAGGACAGGCCGGTCTCGGTGCGGACGGCGGTGGCGTCGCCCGACGGGTAGTAGCGCTGGGCGGTGAACTTCTTGGCGGCCGTGTCGTAGTGGAGTTCCTGGCCGGCCAGGTAGAGGACGGTCTTGACGGAGCCGCGGCGGATCAGGAGTTCGCCGTTGGCGTCATAGAGGTAGTCGGTGGTCTCCGTGCCCTGCGTGAGCTGGGCGAGTTCTCCTTCGATGTCCCAGACCAGGCTCTGCGCGGCTCCGGTGGGGCTGTAGCGCTTGGTGGTGTTGCCCTGGTCGTCGTAGGTGTACGACTTCGCGGCCGCGCCGCCCACGGTGACGGAGGTCAGCGTGTGGGGCTGGCCGCCGCCGACGGCGTTGACGGCCGGGTAGCCGTAGGCGGTCGTGGTGTCACCGCCGGCCTTGTGCTCGACCTGGGTGTCGCGCAGGCCGCCCGGCTTGTAGGTCCAGGTGTTCCAGTACGGGGCCGGGCCGCCGAGGGCGCTCGACGAGCGGGCGGTGGCGCAGTCGTTGGAGGAGGGGGTCCAGGCCTCGGCCAGCCGGCGGTAGCCGTCGTAGGCGAAGCACTGGGTGTCCTTGCCATTGGCCTTGTCGGTGATCGACCTGACGTTGCCGGCGGCGTCGTAGGCGTAGTCGACGTCGCTGGTGTAGCCGGTGTTGGTCTGGTCGACGGTGTGGGAGTTCGACAGACGGCGGGTGCCGTCCTCGTAGCGGTTGAGGATCTGGAGCTGCTTGGCGCCGGTGGAGGTGCCCAGCCGGGTCTCCTCGATCTCGCCGTACGGGGAGTAGCCGATGTTCTGGACGTAGTCGGTCATGCCCTCGGTGCCGGTGAGCAGGCCGAGGTCGTTGTAGCTGTTGGCCACGGTCTCGGCGGGCAGACCGGCCGCCGCGGGCATCGAGCTGGACTGGACCGTGCCGTCTCTGTTGTAGACGGTGGAGGTTGTGAAGGTCTGCGGCGCGCCCGCGACGACCAGGGCGTCGGTGGCGGCGATGACCGTCTTGGTGCCCTTGGTGCGGCCGAGCGCGTCGTAGCCGGTGAAGACCTGGGAGTAGATCTTGCCGGTGGTGCCGCCGACGTACCGGATCGCGGCCGTCGGGAGCCCCTTGGCCAGGCTGTCGAAGGTGAACTTGGTCAGGCGGTGGGCGTCGTCCTTGACGCCGTCCCAGGTGCCGACCTTGCGGCCCAGCTCGTCGTAGTCCGTGATCAGGGTGCGGGAGACGCCGTTCACCTGTGACGTGGTGCTGATCGGCTGGTCGGTGTCGTTGTAGGCGGTGGTGACCGTGCCCTTGTCGGGGTCGACGGAGGTGGTCTTGCGACCGCGCAGGTCGTAGTCGTACGACCAGACGGAGCCGTCCGGGCCGGTCATCGTGTCGACCTTGCCGTCGGGCGTGTACGCGTAGAGCGTGCGGGTGTAGTCGGTGCCGGTAGGGGCGGGGCCGCCGTACTCACGGCGCTCGACGGTCCGGCCGCGGGCGTCGGTGACGACCAGCGTGCCGGTGCCACCCGTGGCCGCGGTGACGGCGGTGCGGTCGCCCTGGTAGACGGTCTTGGTGCGCCACTTCTCCTGGTCGTAGACCCGGAAGATCGTCTCCGTGGCCCGGCCGGCGGCGTCGTAGACGGTCTCGGTGGAGGCGGGGACGGAGCCGGGGAAGGTGTTGGCGAGCGTGCCCGAGGGCGCGTTGTTGTCGTGGACCTGCTCGTTGGTGATGTAGGCGAGACCGCGGTCGTCGTAGAGGGTCTCGGAGATCACCCGACCGCCGTTCGGCGCGGGCGCCTGCTTCTGACGGGAGCGCAGCAGGCCGTCGAAGATCTCGTAGGAGCTGTTGTAGGTCTTGCCGTCGGCCTTGAGGGCGTCCGTGCGGACCCAGGTCTCCTTGTCGTTGTTGATGCTGTAGGCGTAGACGATGCTGGCGGCGTCGCCGAGCCCGCGCGAGCGGTCCGGCTTCCAGACCGACCGCAGTCGGCCGAGCGCGTCCAGGGACCACTCGGTGACGTTGCCGTTGGCGTCGGTGGTCTTGGTGGCGGTGCCCCAGGCCGGGTCCACCTCGGTGGTGGAGGAGTAGAGCTTCGCGTCGATGGTCGTCTTGGACGTCAGCGGGCCGTAGCCGGTGTCGTCGGGGACGTAGGTGTTCCTGACCGTCTGGTCGAGGGCGTTGGTCGCGGTGACCGGACGGCCCAGCTTGTCGTAGGTGGAGCCGGAGACCAGCTGGTAGACCGGCTTCTTGTCGGTCGCGCCATAGCTCGCGACCCGGTACGAGGCGCTGACCTCGCCCTTGGTGGGCGCCACGCCCACCGCCTGACCGTCGTAGGCCTTGGTGATGTCGGAGACGACGTGGTCGGGGATCGTCGGCGTGGTCGCGCAGGCGACCGAGTAGGTCTCGGTGCGCGAGACCGCGTTCACCAGCCAGGCCGAGGTGTTGCGGGCGTAGGTGGTGCGCACGCAGGTCTCGTCGCCGGTCTTGGCGGCGTCGCCGCCGTCGTCCACGGTGAGCGGCATGCCGTAGGTAGGGTCGTACGTCGTCTTCTGCTTGACCGTACGGGTACCGGTCGAGGTCTTGGTGCGGTTCGCGGTCTCACCCGGCTTGACGATCCAGGAGTCGGTGGTGCCCCAGCTGTAGGCGTGGCTGCCGGTCTTGGACGACCAGGGGGTGTTGATGGTGCCGCTGACCTCTTCGGCGCCGTTGTACACGATGGTCTCGCGGACGAAGCCGGCGTACTGGCGGGAGTCGTCGAGGGCGGTGCCGGCGGAGTCGGTGACCTTCTCCACCCGGGAGGTGCCGTCGAGTTCCTTCTCGCCGTTCAGGCCGCGCATGAAGAGCGTGGACTTCTTGGAGCGCGGGCCCTCGTCGGTGTCGCCGGAGGTCTCGACGACCTTGCCGTAGCCGCGCCACTGCGACCAGGTGCGGTTGGACGCCTTGGTCAGGCCCTCGTCGTCGGCGTAGGCCCAGCCCGCGCCGCCCTGGTAGTCGTAGTACGTCTCGCCGGTGTCGCCGTGGCCGTAGGGGTCGTCCTGGAAGACGGACGTGACGACGTACTTGTGGAACCAGTCCAGCACCGGAGTCGCCCCGGACTGCGACCACTTGACGGGGAAGCAGCGGCGGGTGTTCTTGTCGACGTCCGCCGGCATGCTGGAGCCCCAGATGCAGTCGGGGCCGGAGTAGTTGGCGGTCAGCGTCGAGCCGGTCTCGGACTTGACGGTCCGCACCCGCCACTTGATGTAGCGCAGGGTGTCCGGGCCGCTGCCCTCCACGTGGTTGGACAGCTGGACGCCGCCGAATACCACCGGCGGCATCGCGGCCGCGGTGCTGTTGCCCTTGCCGGTGTTCTGGATGGACTTCAGCCACAGGCTCGCCGAGGAGGCGTCGCCGGTGTCGGGGAAGCTCTGGTCCAGGTGCCACGTGTCCACGTCGCGCTGGGTGGTGCCGGCTCCGGTCCACACCGAGGTCGTTACGTCGGTGAGGCGCTTGCGGGTGAAGAACGCCGGGCCGATCTGGGTGGTGCACTTGGTGCTCGCCGCGCAGATCATGTCGAAGGGCACGTCGGGCCAGTTGGCCTTGGTGTCCTTGGTCAGGTCGGTGCAGCCGCCCGAAACGACGCAGCGTTCGGCGTAGGCGAAGCGGACCTGCTGGGCGGCGGGCTTGCTGTAGATCAGGTCGCTGCGCAGGCCGTAGTCAATGC
This Streptomyces sp. NBC_00377 DNA region includes the following protein-coding sequences:
- a CDS encoding RHS repeat-associated core domain-containing protein, which gives rise to MSARPFRTRPPGAVVRRWLGRGGLVLSLSLLPQLVTPSGYDFAAQAQTPAAGRKLEDPADAKIDKVGVLRAGASRAPKDRAAAASDQTRERVRKAAWPAPGKATAEVAASGEAAVSVGGLGVRLAQVPAAPVAKAARTRAVASGPAERVALGVQSSAAAQKAGVNGVLLTVAPAAAVSGKGDGDKLRVSLSYASFKDVYGGNFGPRLKLVTLPACALTTPEKKACRTQTPVPGAGNDAASQTVTGTVSARTPMLLAAAAAADGSGGGGDYSATPLSPTATWEAGGSTGDFTWSYPLRVPPATAGPSPNLSISYDSASVDGRTAGENSQTSVVGEGFSITESYIERKYGSCKEDGQSGKGDLCWKYANSTLVLNGKAVELVNACADKAACDSAALSEASGGSWKLKNEDGTRVEHLTGATGNGDNNTEYWKVTDVSGTQYFFGKQRLPGWSDNGTAADDPVTNSVFTVPVFGDDSGEPCYKSTGFGDSSCNQAWRWNLDYVVDTHNNASAYWYTQETNHYSKNADTGVNGTPYTRGGYLNRIDYGLRSDLIYSKPAAQQVRFAYAERCVVSGGCTDLTKDTKANWPDVPFDMICAASTKCTTQIGPAFFTRKRLTDVTTSVWTGAGTTQRDVDTWHLDQSFPDTGDASSASLWLKSIQNTGKGNSTAAAMPPVVFGGVQLSNHVEGSGPDTLRYIKWRVRTVKSETGSTLTANYSGPDCIWGSSMPADVDKNTRRCFPVKWSQSGATPVLDWFHKYVVTSVFQDDPYGHGDTGETYYDYQGGAGWAYADDEGLTKASNRTWSQWRGYGKVVETSGDTDEGPRSKKSTLFMRGLNGEKELDGTSRVEKVTDSAGTALDDSRQYAGFVRETIVYNGAEEVSGTINTPWSSKTGSHAYSWGTTDSWIVKPGETANRTKTSTGTRTVKQKTTYDPTYGMPLTVDDGGDAAKTGDETCVRTTYARNTSAWLVNAVSRTETYSVACATTPTIPDHVVSDITKAYDGQAVGVAPTKGEVSASYRVASYGATDKKPVYQLVSGSTYDKLGRPVTATNALDQTVRNTYVPDDTGYGPLTSKTTIDAKLYSSTTEVDPAWGTATKTTDANGNVTEWSLDALGRLRSVWKPDRSRGLGDAASIVYAYSINNDKETWVRTDALKADGKTYNSSYEIFDGLLRSRQKQAPAPNGGRVISETLYDDRGLAYITNEQVHDNNAPSGTLANTFPGSVPASTETVYDAAGRATETIFRVYDQEKWRTKTVYQGDRTAVTAATGGTGTLVVTDARGRTVERREYGGPAPTGTDYTRTLYAYTPDGKVDTMTGPDGSVWSYDYDLRGRKTTSVDPDKGTVTTAYNDTDQPISTTSQVNGVSRTLITDYDELGRKVGTWDGVKDDAHRLTKFTFDSLAKGLPTAAIRYVGGTTGKIYSQVFTGYDALGRTKGTKTVIAATDALVVAGAPQTFTTSTVYNRDGTVQSSSMPAAAGLPAETVANSYNDLGLLTGTEGMTDYVQNIGYSPYGEIEETRLGTSTGAKQLQILNRYEDGTRRLSNSHTVDQTNTGYTSDVDYAYDAAGNVRSITDKANGKDTQCFAYDGYRRLAEAWTPSSNDCATARSSSALGGPAPYWNTWTYKPGGLRDTQVEHKAGGDTTTAYGYPAVNAVGGGQPHTLTSVTVGGAAAKSYTYDDQGNTTKRYSPTGAAQSLVWDIEGELAQLTQGTETTDYLYDANGELLIRRGSVKTVLYLAGQELHYDTAAKKFTAQRYYPSGDATAVRTETGLSWVVDDHHGTASMTIDATTQAVTRRYTKPFGEARGTTPSAWPDDKGFLGKPADAGTGLTHVGAREYDPALGRFLSVDPVLAPDDHESLNGYAYANNTPVTKSDPTGLRPITDCERGCSDGKGGSYRDYMTMGPNGTWVYHSTKTYTVYVPIVGTMTVTVNKTGKTVASITYQKGPEPLPKKKSGNEKLYNEIESYMFSELKTNVVSDDVKGIKGLLRPWKWYDAFGRNMGADTQAALAMWTAKVCPKICEWDHKPKLAAKFDLAKSDFYTSVPGTDLEAYYDIWSNVHYGYVGAAAGIDEKTLIDGASVADPLLVGENDIGDQITMRAGVELYEEYGVDLTREQFHSAIVDTVKELYDKGAAQVRHS